The genomic stretch TCAATGAAAGCGAGGGTCTCTAAGACATGTTCGCGAAGAGCTGCAATTTTCTCTGAAAGATGCCCACTTAGCTGATTCAGTGCGAGATCTGCGGAAATATCAGTTTTTGATCCAATCAAGTCAACAATAGCTTCAGCTTGAATCAAATCGAGTTTACCATTAAGAAAAGCACGTTTAGAATATTCTCCAGCTTCCGCTAAACGTGCGCCTCTGCGAAGACATTCTTCCACAATCCGTTCGGCCACAAATAAGCCACCATGGCAATTAATTTCGTAAACATCTTCTCCAGTATAGGAGCTAGGAGCTAACATCCTGCCAATAAGGACTTCATCGAGGATTTTATCTCCCCCATAGAAATGGCCGATATGCAAGGTATAGTTTTTATTCTCTTGCCAACGTCCCCTATGACGAGGAACAAAAGTACTATCTATTATCTCTTGGGACTGAGGGCCACTCATTCTTATAATATGGATACTTCCCTCACCTAACGCTGTTGCCAATGCAATAATCGTATCATCCATGGGATTCGCTCCACTTCGTCTAATTTTGTAGGTATTGTCTAGATCATGAAAGACCTTTTAAAAAAGAAAAAGAGGGGTTACCCTCACCCCTCAGAAAATCTCTTTGGACCGTTTTAAAGAAATGACTACTTTACGATTGGGCTCTTCACCTTCACTAAAAGTCGAGATGTGAGTTTCTTCTTGTAATGCCGTATGAATAATCCTTCTTTCATGAGGATTCATAGGTTCTAGAACCACTCGTGTCCCTGTACGCTTTACTTTATCAGAAAGTCGTTTCGCCAACCGAACTAAAGTCTCTTCACGCCGTTGACGATACCCTTCCACATCCACGATAATCCGCACTTTCTCAGAAAGCTGTTTAGAAACAGCAAGATTGGTTAAGTATTGGAGAGCTTCTAAAGTATCCCCACGTCGGCCAATCAATATGCCGAGCTCTTCTCCTGTAATGTTAACGAGCCAATGCTGACCCATCTGTGAACAATTAAATTCAGCGTTAACTCCCATAGAGTGGCATACATCCTTAAGAAAGACACTGGCAATTTCACCTGGCGAATCTTCATATGAAACGCGCACTTTTGCTGGGGTTGTCCCCAGTAAACCGAAGAGTCCCTTTTTTGTAGGTTCCTCTAAAACTTCAATCTTTACTCGATCCCGCTCCACCCCTAATTCAGCAAGACATGCACTGATGGCCTCATCGACAGTTTTACCTGTTTTCTCAGCAAATCTCATGGATACCCTCCCTCTGTCAAGCAAACTCACTTAGGTTGCCACAAGGCTTATGATGCAGCAGCATCCAATTTTTCTTTGTCAAGTCTGCGATTGATATAAAGTTGTTGAAGTATCGAAACAATATTCATTGTTAAGAAGTACAACGCTAGTCCAGCAGGAACAGTCCAACTGATATAGGCCATAAAAAATGGCATAAAATAGAGCATCATTTTTTGTGTCGATTGAGTCGCGTCAGGTTTACCACCTTTATCGGCTTTCATGGCCGGACTGGTCATGGTAGTAAGCTTTGTTTGCAAGAAGGTCGTAGCGCCAGCCAAGAGTGCAAAAACTATATTTCCAGTCGCTGTGATATCAAATCCTAAGAACATTGCCTGGTTTGGATCCGAAATGTAGTTGCTAAAACTAAAAAGAGTTCGATATAATGCCCAGAAGATTGGCAATTGCACAACCAAAGGAAGGCATCCCCCTGCCGGATTTACATTATTCTCTTTATAC from Desulfitobacterium dichloroeliminans LMG P-21439 encodes the following:
- the jag gene encoding RNA-binding cell elongation regulator Jag/EloR, with product MRFAEKTGKTVDEAISACLAELGVERDRVKIEVLEEPTKKGLFGLLGTTPAKVRVSYEDSPGEIASVFLKDVCHSMGVNAEFNCSQMGQHWLVNITGEELGILIGRRGDTLEALQYLTNLAVSKQLSEKVRIIVDVEGYRQRREETLVRLAKRLSDKVKRTGTRVVLEPMNPHERRIIHTALQEETHISTFSEGEEPNRKVVISLKRSKEIF
- a CDS encoding YidC/Oxa1 family membrane protein insertase encodes the protein MSTFVEWMTLLLKWLYNLTDLVGVASYGLAIILLTIIIKTVIFPLTWKQMKSMRKTVEIQPKLQELQKKYKGKPEKLNQETMALYKENNVNPAGGCLPLVVQLPIFWALYRTLFSFSNYISDPNQAMFLGFDITATGNIVFALLAGATTFLQTKLTTMTSPAMKADKGGKPDATQSTQKMMLYFMPFFMAYISWTVPAGLALYFLTMNIVSILQQLYINRRLDKEKLDAAAS